Genomic DNA from Haloplanus sp. HW8-1:
GGTGGTGGGGCCGAGACGGGAGCGGGAACGTCGACCGACGAGGGCTAGTCGTCCGCCGCGATCGGGTCGAACTCGTGGATCGGCCAGTCGCGCTCGTTGTCCAGGGCCATCGCCAGTTCGTCGTCGTCGGGCGGCCGGGTAGTGAGGCGCACGCGCATGCCGATGGCCGCGTCGGCGTGGGGGACTGTGAGCCGTCCGGTCAGCCGCGCGCCGGAGTCGAGTTCGACGATCGCGACGGTGTAGGGCGCCCGCGCTTCGAGCGCCGGCGGCGGCGTACGCACCTCCGTGTAGGTGATCACGTCGCCGGTCAGTGGCTGCGATTCGGCGCGGAGGGTCCGCCCCCCGCAGGCGTAACACGCCGGGCGCGGCGGGATCAGGTGGGCGCCACAGTCCCGACAGACGGCGGCCAGCAGGTCGCCGTCGGCGAGGGCGGCGAAGAACCCCGGGAGGGTGAAGGGACTGTCGGCGGTGACGTCGGCGGCGGTACGTGGGGCCGTCGGTGGGGACGTGTCGTCAGTCATGGATGAGGACGTGGGCGACGGTGACGGCGTCGGCGACGCCGCCCTCGTTGATCAGCAGGCCGGTCGTCGCGCCGTCGACCTGTCGGTCGGGGGTCGCGGTACCCGTAAGCTGTTCGTACACCTCGACCGCCTGGGCCAGTCCCGTGGCGCCGATTGGGTGACCCCGGGCCTTGAGCCCGCCGCTCGTGCTCAGGCGCGTCGCGGTCCATCCCTCGGCCCGCTCGTCGGGGGGGAGCGCGCTCTCGTAGCCCCGACCGCGTGGCGCCAGCCCCGCCGCCTCGGCGAGGAGCGCCTCGGAGACGGTGAAGGCGTCGTGGACCTCGGCGACGTCGACGTCGGCGGGGGAGACGCCGGCCGCCTCGTAGGCCCGGGTCGTCACCTCGCGGGCGCCCTCGACGACGGCGAGGTTCCGCTCCGCGACGGCGATGTTGTTCGTGCCGGCGCCGACGCCCGCGACCCTGACGGCGTCGCCGGGCAGCGTCGCCGCCACGTCCTCGCTCGTGACGAGGACGGCGGCGGCGCCGTCGGTGATCGGCGCACAGTCGAACAGTTTCAGCGGCGGGGCGACGTACGCGGAGTCGAGGACCGTCTCGACATCCACCTCCCGCCGGAACTGCGCGCGCGGATTGGCGACGGCGTTGGCGTGGTTCTTGACCGCGATGCGGGCCAGATCACGCTCCGTCGCCTCGGTGTCGTGCAGGTACCGCTTGGCGAGGAGGGCGTACTGACTGGGCGCCGTGACGCCGGAGCGGCCTTCGAGCGCGCGGTCGAACGCCGCCGAGAGCGCGGTGGTGGCGCCGGCGGTCCCCCCGGCGGTCATCTTCTCGACGCCGCAGGCCAGAACGGCGTCGCGGCGCCCGCTCCGGACGTCCTCGACGGCGTGACGGAGGGCCATCGCGCCGGCGGCGGCACAGCCCTCGACGCGCTCGGCGGGGACGTGGCGCAGGCCGGCCCACTCAGCGAGCAACGTCCCGTACATGATCTGTCGCTCGTAGGACTCGGACTGGTTGCCGACGTACACCGCCTCGACCACGTCGGCGGGGTCGGGCAACCCCTCGAACGCCTCGACGACGGCGGCGCCGAAGAGGTCCCGACCCGTGAGGTCGGTGTGGCCGAACGGCGAGGTGCCGACGGCCGCGACGTGTGGTTCGCTCACACACCACATCTCTCGGGCCAGCGAGTTAATCTTACGTGCCACTCGCGGCGTCGAGGTGGTCGGTGAGGGCGTCGAGCGCCCCGTCGAGCGAGAGCCGATCGCGCTCGACCCGGCGGAGCGCCGCCAGGACGGCCGGATCGATCGGTGGCGAGCCGATTACCCGGGCTCCCCCGGTGGCCGCTGCCCGGTGGAGCCACCGGGTGACCGCACGGGCCGGTGCCGCGCGGACGTCGGTCAGGACGGCAGCCGTGCGCCACGCCCACGCTCGCCCCTCGGTCATGGAGAACAGCGAGAACGCCTCGTCGAACCGGCCGAACGTCGCGTCGACCGCCGACAGTCCCGGCGCGTAGAGGTCGACCAGCGCCGCTTGCTGGGCGTCGACCAGGCCGGCGAGGACGTCGTCGATCCGGTCGTGATCCGCGCGCTTGCGAGCGCGACGGGGGTCGATGCCCAGGTCACGGAGGGTCAACGCGAGATCGTAGTTGATGTGCGCGTTGATGCCGAGAAAGGCGTCCTGAGCGACGAGGGCGTCGCCGGCCACGGCGACGTCGAAGGCCACTCGCCACGGCGCCGGCACGGCCGCGTACGCGCCGCGCTCGAAGGTCAGAAACGCCCGCCGGTAGTAGTCCGCGAAGGTCACCGTATACCGGCGCATCCACTCGGGATCGGCGAAGCGGCCGTCGTCGATGGCCGCGCGGACGGCGTGGGTCATCCGGGTGTAGATCGTCGGGAAGACGGCCCGACGGTCGCCGGCGGCGCGCAGTCGGCGTTCGAGTGCGCGCAGGCGGTCGTGGGCGTCGTCGACGGTCTCGAAGGGGGTATCGAGCAGATCGACGAACACCGGATCGGTCTCGTGATCGTCGGGGGTCGGCGCGGTCACCCGGGCGGCGAGGAGGGCCGCCCGTACGCGCCGGGCGTCGAACAGTCGGACCATCGCGGCGTAGCCGGCCATCGGGTGTCAGGGAGGTGGGGTACGAGCAAATAGATGGTGGCGTGGCCCGAGACCGGCGGAATCCCTTTGACGACCGGGAGCACACTGTCACGTCGAGATGGACGCATCGATCCGGGTGTTGCACGTCGACGACGATCCCGAGTTCAGGACGATGGCGGCGAAACTCCTGGAACGGGAGGACGAGCGAATCGTCGTCGAGACGGCAACGAGCGCTCGGGAGGGACTGACACAACTGGAGGAGGGCGACGTCGACTGTGTCGTCTCGGACTACGACATGCCCGGCCGGAACGGCATCGGGTTCCTGGAGGCCGTCCGCGAGGACTGTCCCGAACTCCCCTTCATCCTCTTTACCGGCAAGGGAAGCGAGGAGATCGCCAGCGAGGCCATCTCCGCCGGCGTCACCGACTACCTTCAGAAGGATGGCCGGACCGGCCAGTACGCCGTCCTGGCCAACCGGATCGGGAACGCGGTCGACCAGTACCGCTCGCGGCGGAAACTCGAAGCCAGTCGCGAACGGCTCTCGCTTTTCTTCGAGCAGTCGCCGCTCGGCGTCATCGAGTGGGACGAGCGGTTCGAGGTCGTCCGGGCCAACGACGCGGCGGTGGAGATCCTCGGCTACGAGGCGGAGGAACTCCGCGGGAAGTCCTGGGAGTGGATCGTCCCCGAGGCCGACAGGGACCGGGTAGAAGAGGTCGTCGAGGGCCTGCTCTCGGATCGGGGTGGCTACCGCAGCGTCAACGAGAACGTCCGCGCGGACGGCGAGGTGATCGTCTGTGAGTGGCACAACCGGGTCGTGACCGACGACGACGGCGACGCCGTCGCCGTCTTCTCGCAGTTTCAGGACGTCACCGAGCGCGAGAAACGCACGGAGCGTCTCCGTCGGACCTCCGCGCGCCTCGAAGCCCTCTTCGAGAACTCGCCGGACATGATCAACGTTCACGACACCGACGGGAACATCATCGATCCGAACCCCCGGCTGTGCGAGGAGACGGGGTACGACGCGGCCGAACTCACGGACATGAAGGTGTGGGACCTCGACCGGCGGATCGACCCCGAGACGGCACGGGAGGTGTGGGAGGGGATGGACGTGGGCGACAGGCGACGCTTCGAAGGCGTCTACCGGCGCCGCGACGGGTCCGAGTTTCCGGTAGCAATCCATCTCCGGCGCCTCGACCTGGAGGGTGACGAGCGGTTCGTCGTCATCAGTCGGGACGTCTCCGAGCGCAAGGCCCGCGAGGAGGACCTGAAGGCGACCAAAGAGCGGTTGGACACGGTCGTCTCGAACGTGCCGGTCGTCCTCTTCGCGGTCGACGCCGACGGCGTGTTCACGCTGTCGGAGGGGCGGGGACTGGAGACGCTCGGCCTGGAACCGGGCGAAGTCGTCGGCGACTCCGCGTTCGAGCGGTACGCGGAACGGCCGGAGGTGATCGAGGCGCTCGAACGTGCCCTCGACGGCGAGGAGGTCAGCACGATCCAGCGGATCGACGACCGCTTCTTCGAGACGGCCTACCAGCCGGTCGTCGAACCGGACGGCGGCGTCTCGGGCGCCATCGGCGTCGCCATGGACGTCACCGAGCGCCGTCGTCGCGAGCGGGAACTCCAACGGCAGAACGAGCGTCTGGAGGAGTTCGCCGGCGTGGTCAGCCACGACCTGCAGAACCCGCTGAACGTGGCCGCTGGTCGGGTGGAACTGGCACGCGAGGAGTGTGACTGCGATCACCTCGCCGACGCGGCACGCGCCCTCGACCGGATGGACGAGTTGGTCACGGATCTGCTCCGGTTGGCACGCGAGGGGACCCGGGTGGACGACATCGAGTCGGTCGCCCTCCCGGGACTGATCGAGGAATGCTGGGGCACCGTCGAGGCGCCGGGCGCGACTCTCGACGTCGAGACGGCGCTGACGATCCGCGCCGATCCGAGACGCCTCCGACACCTCCTGAGCAACCTCCTCCGGAACGCGGTGGAGCACGGCGCGACGGCGGGCGGCGTGACGGTCACGGTCGGGACGCTCGACGACGGGACTGGCTTTTACGTCGCCGACGACGGCCCCGGTATCCCCGACGACGAACGCGAGCGGGTCTTCGAGAGCGGGTACTCGACCGAGACGGACGGCACCGGCTTCGGCCTCGCCATCGCCGAGGAGGCGGCCGAGGCCCACGGCTGGTCGATCGACGCGACCGAGAGCGCGGCCGGCGGGGCCCGCTTCGACGTCTCGGGCGTGGACGTCGCCGAGTGACCGGCTCAGCGGTCGACCGTCGCCAGCAGGGCATCGAGGCGATCGATCGCCTCGCGGATCGCGTCGGCGTCGGTCGCGTAGGAGAGTCGGAGGTAGTCCGCTGCCTCCTCGCCGAAGTCGACGCCGGGGGTGACCGCGACCCCCGCCTCCTTCAAGAACAGGTCGGCGACGTCGAACGCGTCGCCGGGCAGGTCGCTCACGTCGGCCAGGAGGTAGTAGGCACCCTGCGGGGTGTAGCCCAGGTCGAGTCCCCAGTCGGCGACGGCGTCGACCAGGAGGTCGCGACGCTCCCGGTAGGTCTCGCGGATCGCGTCGAGTCGTTCCGGGGGCGTCTCCAGGGCGGCGACGCCGGCGTCCTGGACGAAGTTGGGGGCACAGATGAACAGGTTCTGCGCGAGGCGGTTCACCGCGTCGACGAGGGTCGGTGGAACGACCATCCACCCGAGCCGCCAGCCGGTCATGGCGAATCGCTTCGAGAACCCGTCGAGGACGACGGCCTCGTCCGTGTATTCGAGGGCGCTGTGTGCCTCGACGTCGTAGGAGAGGCCGTGATACACCTCGTCGACGACGGGCGTGGCGTCGTGTTCGGCCGCGAGGGCCACGAGGTCCGCGAGCGTCCCGCCGTCCATCACGGCCCCCGTGGGATTGGCGGGGGAGTTGAGCAACAGCGCCGTGGTGTCGGCGGACATCGCGTCGGCGAACGCCGACGTCCGGGGACGGAAGCCGTCGGCCGGACGCAGGGGAACCGTCTCCATGCGCCCCCCGACCGTCCGCACGAAGTTCGGATAGCAGGCGTAATGTGGGTCGGTGAGCACCACCTCGTCGCCCGGATCGACGAGCGCCGCCATCGACAGCAGGAGGCCCGTCGCGGACCCCGGCGTGACGACGACGCGGTCGGGGTCGACGTCGACGCCGTACGTGCGGTCGTAGTGGGCGGCGATAGCCCGGCGGAGGGCCGGCTTTCCCCGCGCAGCGGTGTAGTTCGTGTTGCCGGCCCGCAGCGACTCGACGGCCGTCTCGACGACCCGGTCCGGCGGGTCGAAGTCCGGTTCGCCGACCTCCAGGTGGATCGCGTCGTCGGTGTCGTTCGCTCGCTCCAGAACGTCCATCGCCAGGAACGGAGTCACGTCGGCAGCGCGCTCGGAGACCATCGGTGACGACGGTGGATACGACCGTGGGACGGGAATACGCTCCGGTCGCGGAACATCAGGGGTGCCGACCCGACGTCGGCGGGGGCCGACCGCGGCTCACGGCGGCACGTCGGGTGCGTACGAACTCCGATCGACGTAGAGATATTCGAGGAGGAAGACCGCCACGAACACCCCAACGATCCAGAGCAGGACGCCGACGTCGGTACGATAGAGGTGATAGACGACGATCGGAACGGCGACCGTGGTCCCGGCGAGGCCGAGCGCCGGAAACAGGCGGTTCGACCCCGTCTCGTCGGCGAGGCGGAGGTTGACGTAGTTCGTGACCGCAAAGGAGACCAGAAAGGCGACGGACCCGAACTCGGTGATCCACGTGAGCGTACCCAGGGCGGCGAAGGCGGCCGTCAGTCCCCCCATGATCAGAAGCGAGTAGACCGGCACGTCCGCCCGGTTGCGAAACGAGAAGATCCGGGGGAGCGCCCCCTCGGTTGCGATCTTATCGACGAGCCGTGCGGTGCCGAACAGCGTCGCGTTGATCCCCGACGAGGTACTCTTCATCGCCGAGAGGATGACGAGGACGAATCCGGCGGGCCCCAACACCGGGACGTGTGACACCGCCTCGGCGAGTGCGACTTCCTCGTGGGCGACGAGCTGTTCGGGCGTCAGGTGGAGCGTCGCCATGAACGACACGGAGACGTATATCAGGATGGCGATGGCGATGGCGAGATACATCCCCCGAGGCAGCACCTCCTCGACGTTCTCGATCTCCTCGTAGTCGTAGATCAGCAACTGGAACCCCTCGTAGGAGACGAAAATGATCGCAAACCCCGTGAGGGGACTGATCACGCCGCGGTCGAACACGTCGACCGCGGTCACGCTCCCCTCGTAAAAGACGATGCCCAGGACGGCGAGCGAAAGGAGAATGACGATCTTGACGTAGACCGCGATGTCCTCGAAGAGACCGGTCTCCTCGACGCCCCGGAGGTTGAGGGCGACGAACGCCGCGACGACGAGGACGGAGATGACCGGCCGCAGGAGTTGGGGTAGCTGAACGCCGACGACGGTGCGAGCGGCCGTGAGCGTGTACGCGCCGAACGCGAAGGCGTACATCGCCATGACGCCGACGTAGCCGACGACGAGGACCCAGCCGACGTACGCCGCGACCGTCGGGCTGTCGACGACGTGTTCGACGAACGAGAACACCCCGCCGTGCTCACCGAAATGCAAGGTGAGTTTGAGATAGGAGTGGGCGGTCAGCAGCGTGATGACGCCCGCGATCAGATAGGAGATGGGAACGGCGTTGCCGGTCTGACGCATCGCGACGCCGAGCACGGCGTAAATGCCGCCGGAGACCATCCCGCCGACGCCCATCGCGACGACCTCCGGGAGACCGAGCGTTCCGGAACGCTCACGGGACAGCAGGGCTGGGATCGAACGCATACCTATCGTCCCCTCGTCACGTCCGCTCGGTTATTGTTTCCGCCGATCCCCATCGAACGGGAGCGACGGGGCGGGAGGCTGGGCGGCGCCCCAGCGTCACTCCAGATAGCCCAGTTCGAGGAGTCGGTCCCGGGTCTCCGGCGCCAGTTCCAGGTCGTCGAGGACTTCGTTCGCGCGGCCGTGATTCTCCTCGATGGCTTCGAGCAACTGGATGGCCGTCCGGAGTTTGAAACGCGCCTCCTCGTCGGTCGTCTCCTGTAGGACGGCGTCGAGCAGGTCGTGAATCCGCTGAACGGTAGTGGTGCTCATACACGATGTCGGTCCGACCGGAATATAGATGATGCCGACGATTCCCGAACCGTTGGACCGGAGACGCCCGGCCACAGCTACATCGCGGACCGACCCGCAACGTCAGTCGGCCCCGGCCGACCCGACCTTGTACAGCCCACCCGTCGGCCCGTCGCCGTCGTCGAGGTACGCGCCTGATGCCCGGTCGGTGAAGTAGACCGCGCCGTCGACGACCGTCGGGGCGCTGGTCACGGAGCCGACGCCGTCCACTGCCCAGCGTTCCCGACCCGTTCGTTTCTCCAGCGCGTAGCAGGTCCGGTCGTACGAGCCGACGAGCACGTGATCCCCGGCGACGGTCGGACAGCCGATGATCGACCCGCCGGTGTCGAACGTCCACCGCGTGTCCCCGGTCGCGGTATCGAGGGCGTGGAGCCGGGAATCGTGACTCCCGACGTAGACGGTGTCGGTCGTCGTCTCGACCGCCGGCCCGGACATGACCATGTCCCCGGTCTCGACGGCCCACTCCCGGGTCCCGTCGTCGAGCGCGACCCGGTAGACGTGTTCGTCCCACGAGCCGAAGAAGGCGCTCCCGTCGTCGAGCGCGATGGGGCCTTTGATCGCGTCGCCGGTCGAGAACGACCACGCGAACGTCAGGTCGGGATACGTCCACGCGTACAGGTTGCCGTCGTTCGAGCCGACGACGAGCCGCCCGGCCTCGCGGTCGATGGCACACGTCGAGTGGGGGTGGTCCGTCGGTCGCCGATCCTCCCAGACCACCGCCCCGGTGACGGCGTCGACACCGAACATCGCGCCGCTCGGCTCGTAATACTCGACGGCGATGTAGACGGTGCCGTCGTGATATCCCGGGCTCGATCCGATGGCGTCGCCGAGCTTTCGGCGCCAGAACCGCTCGCCCGTTTCGAGGTCGAACGCGTAGAGTGCGCCGTCGTAGGCGCCGACGTAGACCGTCCCGTTGGCGATGGCGGGCGTGCCGTGGATCCCCCGTCTCGTCTCCTCGACGGCGGCCGTCCAGACGACGTCGCCGGCCGGAGTCACCCGTCGCAGGTCGCCGGTGTCGCCGGGGACCACGAGGTCACCGCCCGGCGTCGCGACGGGGCTCGCCTTCGCCGCCGTGTGGTCGCCCGTGTTCACGCCGCGGAGCGTCCACTCGACGCGGGGCTCGGCGGGAACCGTCGCGTCGGGATAGACGCCACGACGGTGGAGGCCGCCACGGAACGACGCCGTGGCGGTCGCCGAGGCCGGGAGGCCGTCGTCGTCGATGCGACCGGCCGCGGACCGTCGGGAACCGAGACAGCCGGCCACGCCGCCGGTCGCCGCGAGGCCGATGGCGCCGAGGACGGCGCGTCTGGAGCGAAAGGTGGGCATCGTGCGGAGGCGTCCACGCCGGAGGGACATAGTGCTACGGGCGGGGTGGGGCGACGCGGGCGCCGTCGCCGGAAGGCCCTTGGTCCCGACTGGACAGGTGAGGACGCATGCCTTCTCGCGACGCAGTCTGTCGAGGAGGTGGTCTGGCCGGCGGTCGAATCCGCCCTCAAT
This window encodes:
- a CDS encoding PAS domain S-box protein, producing MDASIRVLHVDDDPEFRTMAAKLLEREDERIVVETATSAREGLTQLEEGDVDCVVSDYDMPGRNGIGFLEAVREDCPELPFILFTGKGSEEIASEAISAGVTDYLQKDGRTGQYAVLANRIGNAVDQYRSRRKLEASRERLSLFFEQSPLGVIEWDERFEVVRANDAAVEILGYEAEELRGKSWEWIVPEADRDRVEEVVEGLLSDRGGYRSVNENVRADGEVIVCEWHNRVVTDDDGDAVAVFSQFQDVTEREKRTERLRRTSARLEALFENSPDMINVHDTDGNIIDPNPRLCEETGYDAAELTDMKVWDLDRRIDPETAREVWEGMDVGDRRRFEGVYRRRDGSEFPVAIHLRRLDLEGDERFVVISRDVSERKAREEDLKATKERLDTVVSNVPVVLFAVDADGVFTLSEGRGLETLGLEPGEVVGDSAFERYAERPEVIEALERALDGEEVSTIQRIDDRFFETAYQPVVEPDGGVSGAIGVAMDVTERRRRERELQRQNERLEEFAGVVSHDLQNPLNVAAGRVELAREECDCDHLADAARALDRMDELVTDLLRLAREGTRVDDIESVALPGLIEECWGTVEAPGATLDVETALTIRADPRRLRHLLSNLLRNAVEHGATAGGVTVTVGTLDDGTGFYVADDGPGIPDDERERVFESGYSTETDGTGFGLAIAEEAAEAHGWSIDATESAAGGARFDVSGVDVAE
- a CDS encoding Zn-ribbon domain-containing OB-fold protein, with amino-acid sequence MTDDTSPPTAPRTAADVTADSPFTLPGFFAALADGDLLAAVCRDCGAHLIPPRPACYACGGRTLRAESQPLTGDVITYTEVRTPPPALEARAPYTVAIVELDSGARLTGRLTVPHADAAIGMRVRLTTRPPDDDELAMALDNERDWPIHEFDPIAADD
- a CDS encoding pyridoxal phosphate-dependent aminotransferase encodes the protein MVSERAADVTPFLAMDVLERANDTDDAIHLEVGEPDFDPPDRVVETAVESLRAGNTNYTAARGKPALRRAIAAHYDRTYGVDVDPDRVVVTPGSATGLLLSMAALVDPGDEVVLTDPHYACYPNFVRTVGGRMETVPLRPADGFRPRTSAFADAMSADTTALLLNSPANPTGAVMDGGTLADLVALAAEHDATPVVDEVYHGLSYDVEAHSALEYTDEAVVLDGFSKRFAMTGWRLGWMVVPPTLVDAVNRLAQNLFICAPNFVQDAGVAALETPPERLDAIRETYRERRDLLVDAVADWGLDLGYTPQGAYYLLADVSDLPGDAFDVADLFLKEAGVAVTPGVDFGEEAADYLRLSYATDADAIREAIDRLDALLATVDR
- a CDS encoding DUF5995 family protein, whose amino-acid sequence is MAGYAAMVRLFDARRVRAALLAARVTAPTPDDHETDPVFVDLLDTPFETVDDAHDRLRALERRLRAAGDRRAVFPTIYTRMTHAVRAAIDDGRFADPEWMRRYTVTFADYYRRAFLTFERGAYAAVPAPWRVAFDVAVAGDALVAQDAFLGINAHINYDLALTLRDLGIDPRRARKRADHDRIDDVLAGLVDAQQAALVDLYAPGLSAVDATFGRFDEAFSLFSMTEGRAWAWRTAAVLTDVRAAPARAVTRWLHRAAATGGARVIGSPPIDPAVLAALRRVERDRLSLDGALDALTDHLDAASGT
- a CDS encoding PQQ-binding-like beta-propeller repeat protein, producing the protein MPTFRSRRAVLGAIGLAATGGVAGCLGSRRSAAGRIDDDGLPASATATASFRGGLHRRGVYPDATVPAEPRVEWTLRGVNTGDHTAAKASPVATPGGDLVVPGDTGDLRRVTPAGDVVWTAAVEETRRGIHGTPAIANGTVYVGAYDGALYAFDLETGERFWRRKLGDAIGSSPGYHDGTVYIAVEYYEPSGAMFGVDAVTGAVVWEDRRPTDHPHSTCAIDREAGRLVVGSNDGNLYAWTYPDLTFAWSFSTGDAIKGPIALDDGSAFFGSWDEHVYRVALDDGTREWAVETGDMVMSGPAVETTTDTVYVGSHDSRLHALDTATGDTRWTFDTGGSIIGCPTVAGDHVLVGSYDRTCYALEKRTGRERWAVDGVGSVTSAPTVVDGAVYFTDRASGAYLDDGDGPTGGLYKVGSAGAD
- a CDS encoding APC family permease: MRSIPALLSRERSGTLGLPEVVAMGVGGMVSGGIYAVLGVAMRQTGNAVPISYLIAGVITLLTAHSYLKLTLHFGEHGGVFSFVEHVVDSPTVAAYVGWVLVVGYVGVMAMYAFAFGAYTLTAARTVVGVQLPQLLRPVISVLVVAAFVALNLRGVEETGLFEDIAVYVKIVILLSLAVLGIVFYEGSVTAVDVFDRGVISPLTGFAIIFVSYEGFQLLIYDYEEIENVEEVLPRGMYLAIAIAILIYVSVSFMATLHLTPEQLVAHEEVALAEAVSHVPVLGPAGFVLVILSAMKSTSSGINATLFGTARLVDKIATEGALPRIFSFRNRADVPVYSLLIMGGLTAAFAALGTLTWITEFGSVAFLVSFAVTNYVNLRLADETGSNRLFPALGLAGTTVAVPIVVYHLYRTDVGVLLWIVGVFVAVFLLEYLYVDRSSYAPDVPP
- a CDS encoding thiolase C-terminal domain-containing protein; translated protein: MSEPHVAAVGTSPFGHTDLTGRDLFGAAVVEAFEGLPDPADVVEAVYVGNQSESYERQIMYGTLLAEWAGLRHVPAERVEGCAAAGAMALRHAVEDVRSGRRDAVLACGVEKMTAGGTAGATTALSAAFDRALEGRSGVTAPSQYALLAKRYLHDTEATERDLARIAVKNHANAVANPRAQFRREVDVETVLDSAYVAPPLKLFDCAPITDGAAAVLVTSEDVAATLPGDAVRVAGVGAGTNNIAVAERNLAVVEGAREVTTRAYEAAGVSPADVDVAEVHDAFTVSEALLAEAAGLAPRGRGYESALPPDERAEGWTATRLSTSGGLKARGHPIGATGLAQAVEVYEQLTGTATPDRQVDGATTGLLINEGGVADAVTVAHVLIHD